One window of Pyrus communis chromosome 12, drPyrComm1.1, whole genome shotgun sequence genomic DNA carries:
- the LOC137710434 gene encoding AAA-ATPase ASD, mitochondrial-like translates to MSNPRASAEMLPPTMMSQQMLATMGSTLASFMFIWAIIRQYCPYELRRFLERYSHRITGYFYPYIKISIHEFTGDRLKRSEAYSAVEAYLSSNTSKSAKRLKAEMVKDSSNLVLSMDEYERVTDDFRGAKVWWVLSKSVSPAGRSMSMAYYPEQEKRFYKLTFHKKYRDIITADYLNHVVNEGKEIRVRNRQRKLYTNSPGYKWPSYKQTMWSHIVFEHPATFETMALDPEKKKEIIEDLVTFSKSKDFYARIGKAWKRGYLLYGPPGTGKSTMIAAMANLLGYDIYDLELTAVKDNTELRKLLIETTSKSIIVIEDIDCSLDLTGQRKKRGAAEKGFSEEEVKGSGAGKERVKEAKEEGYGGSKVTLSGLLNFIDGLWSACGGERVVVFTTNYVEKLDPALIRRGRMDKHIELSYCTFDGFRVLAKNYLRIERHEMFEEIEKLMGVTKMTPADVAENLMPKSPSDNPEKCLLNFIQALEEAMEEGAKKKDEEIKEVDTNKAEVAAEEAEEGGGNKEVESKSVLVADEIRATWASG, encoded by the coding sequence ATGTCAAACCCGAGAGCAAGCGCAGAAATGTTGCCACCAACAATGATGAGCCAGCAGATGTTGGCAACAATGGGTTCAACCCTAGCTAGCTTCATGTTCATCTGGGCAATCATCCGCCAGTACTGTCCGTACGAGCTGCGCCGTTTTCTGGAGCGATACTCCCACAGAATCACCGGCTACTTCTACCCCTACATCAAAATCTCCATCCACGAGTTCACCGGCGACCGCCTCAAGCGGAGCGAGGCCTACTCCGCCGTGGAGGCCTACCTCAGCTCCAACACCTCCAAGAGCGCCAAGCGGCTCAAGGCGGAGATGGTGAAGGACAGCAGCAACCTCGTCCTCAGCATGGACGAGTACGAAAGAGTGACGGACGACTTCCGTGGAGCAAAAGTCTGGTGGGTTCTGTCAAAATCCGTGTCCCCCGCCGGGAGATCTATGTCCATGGCCTATTATCCCGAGCAGGAGAAGCGATTTTACAAGCTGACTTTTCACAAAAAGTACCGGGACATAATCACGGCGGACTATTTAAACCATGTCGTTAATGAAGGGAAGGAGATCCGGGTTAGAAATCGGCAGAGGAAGCTGTACACAAATAGTCCGGGGTACAAATGGCCGAGCTACAAGCAGACGATGTGGAGCCACATTGTGTTCGAACACCCGGCAACGTTCGAGACAATGGCGTTGGAtccggagaagaagaaggagatcATCGAAGATCTGGTGACTTTCAGCAAAAGCAAGGACTTTTATGCAAGAATTGGGAAAGCTTGGAAGAGGGGTTACTTGCTGTACGGTCCTCCGGGGACAGGGAAGTCTACGATGATCGCCGCGATGGCGAATCTGTTGGGGTACGATATTTATGACTTGGAGCTCACGGCGGTGAAGGACAATACGGAGCTGAGGAAGCTATTGATTGAGACCACGAGTAAGAGTATTATTGTGATTGAGGACATCGACTGTTCGCTTGATTTGACAGGGCAGAGGAAGAAGCGGGGGGCGGCGGAGAAGGGTTTTTCGGAGGAGGAGGTGAAGGGTAGCGGAGCCGGGAAGGAGCGGGTTAAAGAGGCGAAAGAGGAAGGGTACGGCGGCAGCAAGGTGACGCTTTCTGGGCTGTTGAACTTCATCGATGGGTTATGGTCTGCATGCGGAGGTGAGAGGGTGGTTGTTTTTACTACTAATTATGTTGAGAAGCTTGATCCTGCATTGATTCGGAGGGGTAGAATGGACAAACACATTGAGCTTTCTTACTGTACTTTtgatgggtttagggttttggccAAGAATTACTTGAGGATTGAGAGgcacgagatgtttgaggagatAGAAAAGCTGATGGGAGTGACGAAAATGACCCCGGCCGACGTTGCTGAGAATCTCATGCCAAAATCACCAAGTGATAATCCGGAGAAATGTCTTTTGAATTTTATCCAAGCTCTTGAGGAAGCGATGGAGGAAGGTGCAAAGAAAAAAGATGAAGAGATCAAAGAGGTTGATACAAACAAGGCGGAGGTGGCGGCGGAGGAGGCCGAGGAGGGAGGAGGAAACAAAGAGGTTGAAAGCAAGAGCGTTTTGGTTGCCGACGAAATTAGGGCAACTTGGGCAAGTGGGTGA